A single region of the Halorussus gelatinilyticus genome encodes:
- a CDS encoding alpha/beta fold hydrolase encodes MTLQYDHRPSETARPYLDALADVCDHYDVDAESAYATLPDPAGRVHYLTAGEGPPLLLLHGLSTTATSWVPMFDALTDQFTVYAPDRPGRGLSTAVDYRETGFREFGVEYVADFLDAVGVEETAVMGNSLGGFQSLALAVDHPERVERLCAIGAPAGLSRDIPTFFRLFDLPGVGRWLFDYFETETVPEARAEFQRINVEDDAAVPDAYFRPGVVGEDLPGQRESLWSMLETLGTMRGMRSQFDLRAEVRDLDLPTRFVWGTEDYFWPPSVGRPVAGAMANADFVTLQDHGHMPWLEPTDDATEAAVEFLAGEVGPE; translated from the coding sequence GTGACCCTTCAGTACGACCATCGACCGAGTGAGACGGCGAGGCCCTACCTCGACGCGCTCGCGGACGTCTGCGACCACTACGACGTGGACGCCGAATCGGCGTACGCGACGCTCCCCGACCCCGCCGGACGCGTCCACTACCTGACCGCTGGCGAGGGACCGCCCCTGCTCTTGCTCCACGGTCTCAGCACGACGGCGACCAGTTGGGTCCCGATGTTCGACGCGCTGACCGACCAGTTCACCGTCTACGCGCCCGACCGGCCGGGCCGGGGGCTCTCGACCGCGGTGGACTACCGCGAGACCGGGTTCCGGGAGTTCGGCGTCGAGTACGTCGCGGACTTTCTGGACGCGGTGGGGGTCGAGGAGACCGCCGTGATGGGCAACTCGCTCGGCGGGTTCCAGTCGCTCGCGCTCGCGGTGGACCACCCCGAGCGCGTCGAGCGACTCTGCGCCATCGGCGCGCCCGCCGGTCTCTCGCGCGACATCCCGACCTTCTTCCGGCTGTTCGACCTGCCGGGGGTCGGCCGCTGGCTGTTCGACTACTTCGAGACCGAGACGGTGCCCGAAGCCCGCGCGGAGTTCCAGCGCATCAACGTCGAGGACGACGCCGCGGTTCCCGACGCCTACTTCCGGCCGGGGGTCGTCGGCGAGGACCTGCCCGGCCAGCGCGAGAGCCTCTGGTCGATGCTGGAGACGCTGGGGACGATGCGCGGGATGCGCTCGCAGTTCGACCTCCGGGCGGAGGTTCGGGACCTCGACCTGCCGACTCGGTTCGTCTGGGGGACCGAGGACTACTTCTGGCCGCCCTCGGTCGGTCGCCCGGTCGCGGGCGCGATGGCGAACGCCGACTTCGTGACGCTGCAGGACCACGGCCACATGCCGTGGCTGGAACCCACCGACGACGCGACGGAGGCCGCGGTCGAGTTTCTGGCGGGCGAGGTCGGACCCGAGTAG
- a CDS encoding nuclear transport factor 2 family protein translates to MTEATETARAYYDAIDAGDYDRFADLLAPGVVHERPDRTIEGRDTLVGFMRDDRPNEDTSHEVRTVFAASDGVAVEGRLLDADGAPMFAFVDSFDVEDRPDESEADAGRDGGRPSIARIRTYTR, encoded by the coding sequence ATGACCGAGGCGACCGAAACCGCACGGGCGTACTACGACGCCATCGACGCGGGCGACTACGACCGCTTCGCCGACCTGCTCGCGCCCGGCGTGGTCCACGAGCGCCCGGACCGGACCATCGAGGGGCGAGACACGCTGGTGGGGTTCATGCGTGACGACCGGCCGAACGAGGACACGTCCCACGAGGTCCGGACCGTCTTCGCCGCGAGCGACGGGGTGGCGGTCGAGGGTCGCCTGCTGGACGCCGACGGCGCTCCGATGTTCGCGTTCGTAGACAGCTTCGACGTCGAGGACAGGCCGGACGAGAGCGAGGCGGACGCAGGTCGAGACGGTGGGCGTCCGAGCATCGCTCGAATCCGGACCTACACCCGTTGA
- a CDS encoding EamA family transporter has product MNYIAWAVVALVGYSVFTPLASLATNQIPSTVVALVANSMLALGAAGVIAYRDESVVPYLLGENAVYMYAAGVFLTVGILAYYQALGAGPVSTVVPIFGMFLVGSSLLGVVFLNDPLTAKKALGIVLAAVGVYLTTS; this is encoded by the coding sequence ATGAACTACATCGCGTGGGCGGTCGTCGCGCTGGTCGGCTACTCGGTCTTCACGCCGTTGGCGAGTCTGGCGACGAACCAGATTCCGAGTACCGTCGTCGCGCTGGTCGCCAACAGCATGCTCGCGCTCGGGGCCGCCGGGGTCATCGCCTACCGGGACGAGTCGGTCGTGCCCTACCTCCTCGGCGAGAACGCGGTGTACATGTACGCCGCGGGGGTCTTCCTCACGGTCGGCATCCTCGCGTACTATCAGGCGCTCGGGGCCGGCCCCGTCAGCACGGTCGTCCCCATCTTCGGGATGTTCCTGGTCGGGAGCTCGCTGCTCGGCGTCGTGTTCCTGAACGACCCGCTGACAGCGAAGAAGGCCCTCGGAATCGTGCTGGCGGCCGTCGGGGTCTACCTGACGACGAGTTAA
- a CDS encoding MBL fold metallo-hydrolase, which produces MTRGDLREVTVGDCSDLYYVDTGMYDTDEYGAVYIYDSARPAIVDTGIGTHHEVVLDALDELDIDREDVAVIAPTHVHLDHAGGAGYLAEACPNAEVMIHEIGASHLVDPSRLVEGTKAAVGDQWEFYVEPKPVPEDRVVELNGGDTIELGDHRLDVYHAPGHAPHQVLFHDRDDDAVFTADAAGIWVPSVEEIRQTSPPSNFDLDQCLADLETIRDLDPETLLYPHFGPREYEQGVMDEYADVLREWVETVEAKYDELGDADAVEDYFAERADLVDVWGERKASEEARLNVRGVVTYLDRREE; this is translated from the coding sequence ATGACCAGAGGCGACCTCCGAGAAGTCACGGTCGGCGACTGTTCGGACCTCTACTACGTCGATACCGGGATGTACGACACCGACGAGTACGGCGCGGTCTACATCTACGACTCGGCCCGGCCCGCCATCGTGGACACGGGCATCGGGACTCACCACGAGGTCGTCCTCGACGCGCTGGACGAGTTGGACATCGACCGCGAGGACGTGGCGGTCATCGCGCCGACGCACGTCCACCTCGACCACGCGGGCGGTGCCGGCTACCTCGCGGAGGCCTGCCCCAACGCCGAGGTGATGATTCACGAAATCGGTGCCTCGCACCTCGTGGACCCCTCCCGACTGGTGGAGGGCACGAAGGCGGCGGTCGGCGACCAGTGGGAGTTCTACGTCGAACCCAAGCCCGTCCCCGAGGACCGCGTTGTCGAACTCAACGGCGGCGACACCATCGAACTCGGCGACCACCGCCTCGACGTGTACCACGCGCCGGGCCACGCGCCCCACCAAGTCCTCTTTCACGACCGCGACGACGACGCGGTGTTCACCGCCGACGCCGCCGGCATCTGGGTGCCTTCGGTCGAGGAGATTCGCCAGACGTCGCCGCCCTCGAACTTCGACCTCGACCAGTGCCTCGCCGACCTCGAAACCATCCGGGACCTCGACCCCGAGACCCTGCTCTACCCGCACTTCGGCCCGCGAGAGTACGAGCAGGGCGTGATGGACGAGTACGCCGACGTGCTTCGGGAGTGGGTCGAGACGGTCGAAGCGAAGTACGACGAGTTGGGCGACGCCGACGCGGTGGAGGACTACTTCGCGGAGCGCGCCGACTTGGTGGACGTGTGGGGCGAGCGCAAGGCCAGCGAGGAGGCCCGCCTGAACGTCCGCGGCGTCGTGACCTATCTCGACCGTCGTGAGGAGTGA
- the serS gene encoding serine--tRNA ligase, whose amino-acid sequence MLDRNYIRDNPEEVREGLRQRGADVDLDAILEKDEEWRDLKARGDDLRHERNEVSDKIGELKQAGEHDEADEAIERSQELKAEIEEVEDRAAELEEELEDALLRVPQVPHESVPEGDDEDDNVETRREGFEDLRDLPDEVTPHYDLGEELDIIDEARAAKTTGSGYYFLKGEGSQLEHALMQFMMDVHREQDYQEIFPPIPINSESMTGTGQLPKFADDAYKLEDEDLWLCPTAEVPVTNMYRDDILLKDDLPLKHQAYTPNFRREAGEHGTETRGIVRVHQFNKVEMVNFVEPDESYDRLHELLDEAEEVLRRLDLPYRVLELCTGDLGFKAAKQIDLEVWAPGDDMEDGPDEGGRWLEVSTASNFEDFQARRAGLRYRPERHESTEYLHTLNASGLALPRVMVAVLEYYQNDDGTVTVPEALRPYMGGKEVIEGHEPVGESALGAGEKD is encoded by the coding sequence ATGCTAGACCGGAACTACATCCGCGACAATCCGGAGGAGGTCCGCGAGGGACTCCGCCAGCGCGGGGCCGACGTGGACCTCGACGCGATTCTGGAGAAAGACGAGGAGTGGCGCGACCTGAAGGCGCGCGGCGACGACCTGCGCCACGAGCGCAACGAGGTCAGCGACAAAATCGGCGAGTTGAAGCAGGCCGGAGAGCACGACGAGGCCGACGAGGCCATCGAACGCTCGCAGGAACTCAAGGCCGAAATCGAGGAGGTCGAGGACCGCGCCGCCGAGTTAGAGGAGGAACTCGAAGACGCGCTCCTGCGCGTTCCCCAAGTCCCCCACGAGAGCGTCCCCGAGGGCGACGACGAGGACGACAACGTCGAGACCCGGCGCGAGGGCTTCGAGGACCTCCGGGACCTGCCCGACGAGGTGACGCCCCACTACGACCTCGGCGAGGAGTTGGACATCATCGACGAGGCGCGGGCCGCCAAGACCACCGGGAGCGGCTACTACTTCCTCAAGGGCGAGGGGAGCCAACTCGAACACGCCCTGATGCAGTTCATGATGGACGTCCACCGCGAGCAGGACTATCAGGAGATCTTCCCGCCCATCCCCATCAACAGCGAGTCGATGACCGGGACCGGCCAACTGCCGAAGTTCGCCGACGACGCCTACAAACTGGAGGACGAGGACCTCTGGCTCTGCCCGACCGCGGAGGTACCGGTCACGAACATGTACCGCGACGACATCCTCCTGAAAGACGACCTCCCGCTGAAACATCAGGCCTACACGCCGAATTTCCGGCGCGAGGCGGGCGAACACGGCACCGAGACGCGGGGAATCGTCCGGGTCCACCAGTTCAACAAGGTCGAGATGGTCAACTTCGTGGAACCCGACGAGAGCTACGACCGTCTCCACGAACTACTGGACGAGGCCGAGGAGGTCCTGCGACGCCTCGACCTGCCCTATCGCGTCCTAGAGCTCTGTACCGGCGACCTCGGGTTCAAGGCCGCCAAGCAGATCGACCTCGAAGTCTGGGCCCCCGGCGACGACATGGAGGACGGTCCCGACGAGGGCGGGCGCTGGCTCGAAGTCTCGACGGCCTCGAACTTCGAGGACTTTCAGGCCCGGCGCGCCGGCCTGCGCTACCGGCCCGAGCGCCACGAATCGACCGAGTACCTCCACACGCTCAACGCCTCGGGACTGGCCCTGCCTCGCGTGATGGTCGCCGTCCTCGAATACTACCAGAACGACGACGGCACCGTCACCGTGCCCGAAGCGCTCCGGCCCTACATGGGCGGCAAAGAGGTCATCGAGGGCCACGAACCGGTCGGCGAGAGCGCGCTCGGCGCGGGCGAGAAGGATTAA
- the hjc gene encoding Holliday junction resolvase Hjc: protein MSNAKGDRRERELVNRLDEAGFAVMRAPASGSATERELPDVLAGDGVAFYAIEAKSSSGDPIYLTGEEVEALVYFSQNFGAKPKIGVRFDREDWFFFHPADVHQTDGGNYRVKKETALDAGDPLDALRESDDADDEDDGHDIRDVLHAVEQGVLSPDEAASMLE, encoded by the coding sequence ATGTCCAACGCCAAGGGTGACAGGCGCGAGCGGGAACTCGTCAACCGACTCGACGAGGCCGGATTCGCGGTCATGCGCGCGCCAGCCAGCGGGAGCGCGACCGAGCGCGAACTCCCGGACGTGCTGGCGGGCGACGGCGTCGCCTTCTACGCCATCGAGGCCAAATCGAGTTCTGGCGACCCCATCTATCTCACGGGCGAGGAGGTCGAGGCGCTGGTGTACTTCTCGCAGAACTTCGGGGCGAAGCCCAAAATCGGGGTGCGGTTCGACCGCGAGGACTGGTTCTTCTTCCACCCCGCGGACGTTCATCAGACCGACGGCGGTAACTACCGCGTCAAGAAGGAGACCGCGCTCGACGCGGGCGACCCGCTCGACGCGCTCCGCGAGAGCGACGACGCCGACGACGAAGACGACGGCCACGACATCCGCGACGTGCTTCACGCGGTCGAACAAGGCGTCCTCTCGCCGGACGAGGCGGCGTCGATGCTGGAGTAA
- a CDS encoding formate/nitrite transporter family protein, whose product MAKEELDQRIRTEAPGEGQKAKQEILAEEIQEGLEELERPADGLFLSGVSAGLDIGFGPLLMAVLLTVVGGSWGDPLTRIVVANAYAVGFIFVIGGRSELFTEHTTRAALPVLDGRASIGQLARLWALVYGGNILGGGLFAVGMVYFAPAYGIVEPSAFTDIALHLTEHGPTILLAGGVVAGWLMGLLSWLLTAARESISRLAVVWLVTTSIGLAHLPHSIAGNVEVLAGALVSPNISLAQYAGFLALATVGNVIGGSVFVALLKYGHVVRGGEESAE is encoded by the coding sequence GTGGCCAAGGAGGAACTCGACCAGCGAATTCGGACCGAAGCGCCGGGGGAGGGACAGAAGGCCAAGCAGGAGATTCTGGCCGAGGAGATTCAGGAGGGGTTGGAGGAACTCGAACGACCGGCGGACGGCCTGTTCCTCTCGGGCGTCTCGGCCGGACTCGACATCGGCTTCGGTCCCCTGCTGATGGCGGTCCTGCTCACCGTCGTCGGCGGGTCGTGGGGCGACCCCCTGACCCGAATCGTCGTCGCCAACGCCTACGCTGTCGGGTTCATCTTCGTCATCGGGGGCCGGTCGGAGCTGTTCACCGAACACACGACTCGCGCCGCGCTCCCGGTCCTCGACGGCCGGGCGAGTATCGGGCAACTGGCTCGACTCTGGGCGCTCGTCTACGGCGGGAACATCCTCGGCGGCGGCCTCTTCGCCGTCGGGATGGTGTACTTCGCGCCCGCCTACGGCATCGTCGAGCCGTCGGCGTTCACCGACATCGCGCTACACCTCACGGAACACGGGCCGACGATACTGCTCGCCGGCGGCGTCGTCGCGGGGTGGCTGATGGGACTGCTCTCGTGGCTGTTGACGGCCGCGCGCGAGAGCATCTCGCGCCTCGCGGTCGTCTGGCTGGTCACGACCAGCATCGGTCTCGCACACCTGCCCCACTCCATCGCGGGCAACGTCGAGGTGCTGGCGGGCGCGCTCGTCTCGCCGAACATCTCGCTCGCGCAGTACGCCGGATTCCTCGCGCTCGCCACGGTCGGTAACGTCATCGGCGGGTCGGTCTTCGTCGCCCTGCTGAAGTACGGCCACGTCGTGCGCGGCGGCGAGGAATCGGCGGAATAG
- a CDS encoding TFIIB-type zinc ribbon-containing protein, which yields MANTTASERTHASLPPVEGVTDIRSQRARMERMAVTPLGGGVYEIESQSGNTYSVDLPGGRCTCPDHNFRGVRCKHLRRVAMEVTEGRVPPPGQQAVTCRNCGDERFVDETDRGPHFCEECGLDPGETVVDRETGDLLVVVRTTSRRADEVEITGHGCTVAEYSSNAAYRPDDVVVEAMYPVPAGLGSGDLQPRHLRRYSFPRGRLARRREDVRPAEREDQSALDDFEATV from the coding sequence ATGGCAAACACAACAGCTTCCGAACGAACGCACGCATCGCTCCCGCCAGTCGAGGGCGTGACCGACATCAGGTCCCAGCGCGCCCGGATGGAGCGCATGGCGGTCACGCCGCTCGGCGGCGGCGTCTACGAAATCGAGAGCCAGAGCGGTAACACCTACTCCGTGGACCTGCCCGGCGGACGCTGCACCTGCCCGGACCACAACTTCCGGGGCGTCAGGTGCAAGCACCTCCGGCGGGTGGCGATGGAGGTCACGGAGGGACGCGTCCCGCCGCCCGGCCAGCAGGCGGTCACGTGCCGGAACTGCGGCGACGAACGCTTCGTGGACGAGACCGACCGCGGCCCGCACTTCTGCGAGGAGTGCGGACTGGACCCCGGCGAGACGGTCGTGGACCGCGAGACCGGCGACCTGCTGGTCGTCGTCCGGACGACGTCCCGGCGGGCCGACGAGGTGGAGATTACCGGCCACGGCTGCACCGTCGCGGAGTACTCGTCCAACGCGGCGTACCGCCCCGACGACGTGGTGGTCGAAGCGATGTACCCGGTGCCGGCGGGCCTCGGCTCCGGGGACCTGCAACCGCGCCACCTCCGGCGCTACTCGTTCCCGCGGGGGCGACTCGCCCGCAGGCGCGAGGACGTTCGCCCCGCCGAGCGCGAGGACCAGTCGGCGCTCGACGACTTCGAGGCGACCGTCTGA
- a CDS encoding ferritin-like domain-containing protein: MTDEHDYGGNERIESLTNDLGSAFESRRGFLKKGATASAVGLGLSAGTGSAVAADDETTTEGEGSQKYVDTLNYALTLERLEATFYVEGLQKFSESEIEDSEIGQQFGEKVQSSIQEQLATIRDHEKAHVETLVKTINDLGGDPIGEDELEFQFSLESPEGFIETAQTLETTGVSAYDGAINLLSGSDQLLTAAATIATVEGRHSAYLNGLTGKSPFPRAFDEAKPPEEIMKAIQPFLASEN; encoded by the coding sequence ATGACAGACGAACACGACTACGGCGGAAACGAGCGAATCGAATCGCTGACCAACGACCTCGGAAGCGCCTTCGAGTCCCGGCGAGGCTTCCTGAAGAAGGGAGCGACCGCGTCGGCGGTCGGTCTCGGACTTTCGGCGGGCACCGGCAGCGCCGTGGCGGCCGACGACGAAACCACGACGGAGGGCGAGGGCAGCCAGAAGTACGTCGATACGCTCAACTACGCGCTCACGCTCGAACGACTCGAGGCGACGTTCTACGTGGAGGGGCTACAGAAGTTCAGCGAGTCGGAAATCGAGGACTCGGAGATCGGCCAGCAGTTCGGGGAGAAGGTCCAATCGTCCATCCAAGAGCAACTCGCGACGATTCGGGACCACGAGAAGGCCCACGTCGAGACGCTCGTGAAGACGATAAACGACCTCGGCGGCGACCCCATCGGCGAGGACGAACTCGAGTTCCAGTTCTCGCTCGAAAGCCCCGAGGGGTTCATCGAAACGGCCCAGACGCTCGAGACAACCGGCGTCTCGGCCTACGACGGTGCGATAAACCTGCTGAGCGGGAGCGACCAACTGCTGACCGCGGCGGCGACCATCGCTACGGTCGAAGGCCGCCACTCGGCGTATCTCAACGGACTGACCGGGAAGTCGCCGTTCCCGCGAGCGTTCGACGAGGCGAAACCGCCCGAGGAGATCATGAAAGCCATCCAGCCGTTCCTCGCGTCCGAAAACTGA
- a CDS encoding adenosylhomocysteinase yields the protein MADYPTISEQVEDVEAARTEGHRKMDWAREHMPILTAMQEDFDANQPFEGQRIGMAMHVEAKTAVLVETLAEGGAEVAITGCNPLSTHDDVSAALDEHPNITSYAKREVDDEEYYAAIEAVISHEPTITVDDGMDLVAAIHEDYPELIDSIVGGAEETTTGVHRLRAMDDDGALDYPVFAVNDTPMKRLFDNVHGTGESSLANIAMTTNLSWAGKNVVVAGYGDCGRGVAKKASGQNANVIVTEVEPRRALEAHMEGYDVMPMVEAAEIGDVFLTTTGNKNVVTRDHFEKMDDGVLLANAGHFDVEVNLDDLSDLAVAEREARDGVREYEMEDGRRLNVLAEGRLVNLASPIALGHPVEVMDQSFGVQAAVVRELVENGDQYDAGVHEVPDELDKEIAEIKLDAEGVEYDDLTDEQAEYMSSWQHGT from the coding sequence ATGGCAGATTATCCGACGATAAGCGAGCAGGTCGAGGACGTCGAGGCCGCTCGCACCGAGGGCCATCGCAAGATGGACTGGGCGCGCGAACACATGCCGATTCTGACCGCGATGCAGGAAGACTTCGACGCGAACCAGCCCTTCGAAGGCCAGCGCATCGGGATGGCGATGCACGTCGAGGCCAAGACCGCCGTGCTGGTCGAGACCCTCGCCGAGGGCGGCGCGGAGGTCGCCATCACCGGCTGTAACCCGCTCTCGACCCACGACGACGTGAGTGCCGCGCTCGACGAACACCCCAACATCACCTCCTACGCCAAGCGCGAGGTGGACGACGAGGAGTACTACGCCGCCATCGAAGCCGTCATCTCCCACGAACCCACGATTACGGTGGACGACGGCATGGACCTCGTGGCGGCAATTCACGAGGACTACCCCGAACTCATCGACTCCATCGTCGGCGGGGCCGAGGAGACCACCACGGGCGTCCACCGACTGCGCGCGATGGACGACGACGGCGCGCTCGACTACCCCGTCTTCGCCGTGAACGACACGCCGATGAAGCGACTGTTCGACAACGTTCACGGCACCGGCGAGTCGTCGCTGGCGAACATCGCCATGACCACGAACCTCTCGTGGGCGGGCAAGAACGTCGTCGTCGCGGGCTACGGCGACTGCGGCCGCGGCGTCGCCAAGAAGGCCTCCGGCCAGAACGCGAACGTCATCGTGACCGAGGTCGAACCCCGGCGCGCGCTCGAAGCCCACATGGAGGGCTACGACGTGATGCCGATGGTCGAGGCCGCCGAAATCGGCGACGTGTTCCTCACCACGACCGGGAACAAGAACGTCGTCACCCGCGACCACTTCGAGAAGATGGACGACGGCGTCCTGCTGGCCAACGCGGGCCACTTCGACGTGGAGGTCAATCTCGACGACCTCTCTGACCTCGCAGTCGCCGAGCGCGAGGCCCGCGACGGCGTCCGCGAGTACGAGATGGAGGACGGCCGCCGTCTGAACGTCCTCGCGGAAGGCCGACTCGTCAACCTCGCGTCGCCCATCGCGCTGGGCCACCCCGTCGAGGTCATGGACCAGAGCTTCGGCGTGCAGGCGGCCGTCGTCCGCGAACTGGTCGAGAACGGCGACCAGTACGACGCCGGCGTCCACGAGGTGCCCGACGAACTCGACAAGGAAATCGCGGAAATCAAACTCGACGCCGAGGGCGTCGAGTACGACGACCTGACCGACGAGCAGGCCGAGTACATGAGCAGTTGGCAGCACGGGACGTAG
- a CDS encoding DUF7472 family protein, with protein sequence MVDKETRREILVGAGSVGVFIALLVGVGTTYGNGGLTQTGALAVVGVIVLFVLLMTGVGLWMSRQY encoded by the coding sequence ATGGTAGATAAGGAGACGCGCCGCGAGATTCTCGTCGGTGCGGGTTCCGTCGGGGTCTTCATCGCCCTTCTCGTCGGCGTGGGCACGACCTACGGCAACGGCGGGCTCACGCAGACGGGCGCGTTGGCAGTCGTGGGCGTCATCGTCTTGTTCGTGCTGTTGATGACCGGCGTCGGCCTCTGGATGTCGCGGCAGTACTGA
- a CDS encoding DNA primase large subunit PriL, giving the protein MDPLHARYPFLAAARESVREADIGLVGVVTGDERHPAVERGVERVRRALVDGTVRPGPDGERRWSTRAELLSYPVARVLVSLVDAPGAVEKYASSEADTAYERFTDDFENPDDGLKSTADTAISLDALLAEFDLAGAVRETPSGDGYRVAVGRYLALSSNLDGESWTLATRQLADGAVKVSERELHELLREAVRQRVAAGLPTDVPDEIRAGLTDEVAELQDTFSEIDISRDIPVLAPDCFPPCVASLVERAQGGEDLSDPAEFALVSFLTSANADTDELLALCGVDGDTRAKAVRYRASRVGDESGAQYAPPSCETMAAYGECPVADDEDPTTDARCDSISHPLAYYEDALDTAENV; this is encoded by the coding sequence ATGGACCCGCTTCACGCCCGGTACCCGTTCCTCGCGGCGGCCCGCGAGAGCGTCCGCGAGGCCGACATCGGTCTCGTCGGCGTCGTGACGGGCGACGAGCGCCACCCCGCGGTCGAACGCGGCGTCGAGCGGGTGCGCCGCGCGCTCGTCGACGGGACGGTCCGGCCGGGCCCCGACGGCGAGCGGCGCTGGAGTACGCGCGCGGAACTGCTCTCGTACCCGGTCGCGCGCGTCCTCGTGTCGCTCGTGGACGCGCCCGGCGCGGTCGAGAAGTACGCCAGTTCGGAGGCCGACACCGCCTACGAGCGGTTCACCGACGACTTCGAGAACCCCGACGACGGCCTCAAATCCACCGCCGACACCGCCATCTCGCTCGACGCGCTCCTCGCTGAGTTCGACCTCGCGGGCGCGGTCCGCGAGACGCCCTCGGGCGACGGCTACCGCGTCGCGGTCGGGCGCTATCTGGCGCTCTCGTCGAACCTCGACGGCGAATCGTGGACGCTCGCCACCCGGCAACTCGCCGACGGCGCGGTGAAGGTCTCCGAGCGCGAACTCCACGAACTCCTCCGGGAGGCGGTCCGCCAGCGCGTCGCCGCGGGCCTGCCGACCGACGTGCCCGACGAGATTCGCGCTGGCCTGACCGACGAAGTGGCCGAGTTGCAGGACACGTTCTCCGAAATCGATATCTCGCGGGACATCCCCGTCCTCGCGCCCGACTGCTTCCCGCCCTGCGTCGCCTCGCTGGTCGAGCGAGCGCAGGGCGGCGAGGACCTGAGCGACCCCGCCGAATTTGCACTGGTCTCGTTCCTGACCAGCGCCAACGCCGACACCGACGAACTACTGGCGCTCTGTGGCGTGGACGGCGACACGCGCGCCAAAGCGGTCCGCTACCGAGCGAGCAGGGTCGGCGACGAGTCGGGCGCGCAGTACGCGCCGCCCTCCTGCGAGACGATGGCGGCCTACGGCGAGTGCCCGGTCGCCGACGACGAGGATCCGACGACCGACGCCCGATGCGACTCGATTTCCCATCCGCTGGCCTACTACGAGGACGCGCTCGACACGGCGGAGAACGTCTGA